In the genome of Anomaloglossus baeobatrachus isolate aAnoBae1 unplaced genomic scaffold, aAnoBae1.hap1 Scaffold_2851, whole genome shotgun sequence, the window cagaagtggctggtgaaggaaataccaacaaaagaagaacttgttaatcaattgaaaaaaatgctcatgttggagaaggtgatggtggagaggtgtaaagaaaggatgacagcaaaatttttcagtaaatggagaaagttcataagcgttatatgttctagagaagaaacaatacaaataatgtccacatttgtgtctacggaatggtacatgaaggaagacctgtcagggtcactgtgcgagctgaaagtatagttggccaaattctgggttgtgtcgcatgcaGAGGGGAGGAGGTGgggtgggagggatagtgtttacaagtagtgtttgtaacaagttatcaaggaatgctgaaggggggtagcggagactgaacaatggaaatatacattgacgaagaaggggaaggagcaaatttgatgaccgtgacaaatatttgatcgataaattgtagagactatgttatttgatattttgatttgttgacccttattttcttcattctgtacccttttttaccattacaagaaaacaaataaaaatttggtttaaaaaaaaccatagaaaacaaattaaactgcagttTAGCTTACGATAGAATTGTTGATGTGTGTgaggtacagtatagagagaaaaaaatgatgtataaatatgacaacctttattctaatacaataaacaaaaaaaaaaaacacaccccaaatctattctccgcaaaataagggcagaactaagtcaCATGTGGGGCAGAAACACTGCACAGGTAATTAgattacaatacaagcaatgtgcagaaagaaagtacaatactgtatcaatagatgcaaattaattgacatgctgtatagtatatactgtacaatgtacaatggtatattgtatacagtatacagtacatatgtacagaaagttacctccagagtgcggtgaaaggacagaatcggAGGTGTGCTCGATGagtttttgctcttattgcaaagcattgctcttaaaccaagttacaaatttttaaaaagctttgcttgtcttgcaaaacgctctccaaccaagttactcttaatccaaggttccactgtatatagaaaGTTCATAATATTTATTGCACagcccaggaaaaaaaaaatatattattgcaTCAACCCATCCAGAAAGATGATTTCTCAAATTTGATCAGTATGGGTCACTGTGGTCCAAGAATAAAATAGATCAAAATTAGTGCAAATATATCATAATAAATAGAAAGGTCATAGTATTTATTGCACAGCCCAGAAAGGATATATATTATTGCACCACCCAGATATACTAAAGTGCTATATTAAAGCCGGATAATAATAGGTTAATATATTGCACTGACCCAAGGAATTGCACAAAGGAACAAAATATCAAACATACAAAAAAATGGATATTGCGTATTTTCATATAGAAAATTCAGGTATAGCCATTGAAACTGCTGAAAATATTTTTACCTGTAAAATACATATAATACCGTGTGATAGGCTTTACAAAAGAAtcaagcaaataataataataattattctttattgttatagcaccaacatatttcacagcgctttacaattcaggaggatcatatacaaacaagtaacagttatagaaaatacaatatttagagggaaaaaagacaaccctgctcgtgagagcttacaatctacaatgagatggggggaggggcaaggtacaagtgcttatttacaatgacaatccagccatctcaaggaaatgggggatagataatggctgcctggaccagttggccagaaccttgagatgcatttgggtgccatggagtttgacgtggggttatattCTGACACGTTGTCGAGGGATTATATGAATTTAGTTAGGCTAGGGAGTGGGATAggtcaccctaaaaagatgcgtttttagggtgcctctgaagctgagtaagttgtgattcctcCTAACTTCTTGAAGTAGAGCTTTCCCGAGGATtgttgcagctcggaagaagtcttggatttgggagtgggaggttcgaattagtgtggatgttagtcgaaagtcatttgcagagcgtagagaatgggtggggtgatagacagacgagggtggagatgtaggggtggtgacgcactgtggagagctttgtggtgatagacagagaggagggtggtgatgtaggggggagccgcactgtggagagctttgtgggtgagaaaaagcagtttgaattggatcctgtgatatatgggcagccagtgcaatgactggcacagagaggaggcattcgagtagcggttagccagataggtgaccctggctgctgcattaatgatggactgtagaggagagaatctagttagagggagaccaattaataaagagttacagtagtcaaggcgagagtggattagggccacggtgagggtttttgtcgtttccatggtgagaaaggggcggattctagagatgtttttgaggtgcaagcggcaggagcgggcaagagattgtatgtgggaggtgaaggagagatcagtgtcaactataacacccagacagcaggCTTGcttcctaggacttatcgttgtgtcacacacagagagggagatgtcaggtttaggaaggttggaagatggagggaaaagaagaagttcagttttggaaaggttaagtttcagatagagagcagacatgatgttgcaaactgcagtcaggcagtcacttgtgttctgtagtacagcgggggtgagctcagaggatgagggaacattactacaggagaaaaggatggacacattactataagatggggacaaggatggacaaattactacaggggacaaggatgggcacattacctcaAGGGGACAAGGATTGTCTCATTGCTACAGGGGACAAaggattactacaggatggtggaacattagtacaggatggggataCGCataggtacattactacaggggacaaggatggtcacattcctacaggggacaaggatgtaaCACCAATATCACAACCCACTAGTGGGGGCTCAAAGCATATAGAAATGTCATACCAACACCAAAGGAGAAAAATATCCAAGCCaagaatataaagataaaaatttgtaTATTCTTTATtgaccaataataaaaaaataaacacaataaaATGGAACAACCCAAGGGACAGATGGTATTAATTGGGAGGATCCGGCAACAATCCTAATGTAAATTGTAAATAAACTAACCAGCTTCAAATAAGTAACATAAATATGTGATGTCCCAATACTGTATCATCAAATATATAAAttcaaatataaataaattaatacTCACAAGGGTGAGAAATTAGAATGAAAAAACAACATTTGGACATCATATGATATAAGACAATAAGATGGCAGAGGAGAGGTTAAATATCAGGGTCCAAAGAAGGGTAAAAACTAAAGCGGTATCTCCATGCACCTGACGCTTGTTTTGCAACCTCAGTGCTTTGTCCAGGAGCAAGgaaaagttataataaaatatttagaacATTGTATGGGATGTACTAACTTTCGTAATATACTGTGaatatataacaatgtgaaatgttcaatgcacatggaatattgctttttattttcagaaaacagacgtctattagtcactgtatgtattataattATAATGTAACATTAACATTGCTTTCCCTTTCTTGTTTACTTACTTGCCTTTACTGTGACTGTCTTTTGTGTTTTCTTGTTCAGTTTGTCAAATATATGGTTTCTCCCCGTGTGAGTTTTTCATAGAGGTCTACAAATATTCAAGTAAAATATTTCTCACCTTCTATGTATGATAATGGCTTCTACCCTTATGAGTTTTGTGATATTAAAAATAGGAcatttgtgtgtaaaatattttcctcattcTAAACATGTCAATAGTTTCTCACGTGTGTGAATTAGTTGGTGTTTAGCAAGacttgatttatctgcaaaacatttcccacattctggacatgaatatggcttctcccctgtgtgaattctctggtgtgtaacaaggtatgatttttggttaaaaagtttaccacattctgaacatgaaaatggtttctcccctgtgtgaattatttgTTGTCTAACAAGAcgtgatttatctgcaaaacatctcccacattcggaacatgaaaaaggcttctcccctgtgtgaattctctgatgtataacaagatccgatttttggttaaaatgtttcccacattctaaacatgaatatggcttctcccccgtgtgagttctctgatgtataacaagatgtgatttacagTTAAAATGTTTACCAGatcctgaacatgaaaaaggcttctcccctgtgtgaattctctggtgtgtaacaaggtatgatttttggttaaaatgtttaccacattctgaacatgaaaacggtttctcccctgtgtgaattatttggTGTCTAACAAGACTTGATCTATCTGCAAAACATCttacacattctgaacatgaaaaaggtttcatccctgagtgaattctctggtgtatgacaagatctgatttttgattaaaatgtttcccacattctgaacatgcatatggcttctcccctgtgtgaattctctggtgtataacaagatttgatttttggttaaaatgtttcccacattctgaatatgaatatggcttttcacccgtgtgagttctttgatgtgaaataaaatgcgatttctgtgcaaaacatttcccacattctgaacatgaaaaaggcttttctcCCGTGTGAGTTCTTTGGTGTGTAACAAATTccgatttatgtgcaaaacatttcccacaatctgcacATGAAAAAGgcctctcccccgtgtgagttctcttgtgtctaacaagatttgatttctggttaaaatgtttcccacattctgaacatgaaaaaggcttctcccctgtgtgtattctttgatgtgtaacaagaaaTAATTTACGCGTAAAACAtctcccgcattctgaacatgaaaaaggcttctcacctgtgtgaaattTCTGGTGTTCAACAAAAACGGACTtatttataaaacatttcccacattctgagcatgaaaatggcttctcccatgTGTGAGTTCTGTGGTAACTAACAGAATCTGAAAAAAATCTTTTCTCCCTTGTTTGAATATTTCGATGGATTTTTTCatattctgaagttgaaaatggcttctttccTGTAGGAACACTTCGATTTTTAATGCCacttttgtgacttttatttttcttaatagtctgtgatgaatcagaaggtagAACCTGTTCAAttgaatcagatgatagatctttgctgtaaaGAGATGATAGTATATCTGAAATAGAGTCactcacttcagttatatcttgtgtgatatcaaggtcatctgatgtaaaaattgaagatgtcagttgtccaTCTGATCTAATAGTACAGTCATCTGTCAAGAATGAAAATTATTTTAATATCAGCACATTTAAGGATATAATTAATAAAATATCTAAATAAATTGCAAGTTATGGAGCAAAAAGTAATCATTTACTAAAACAAAGACCGTACACAATCTAACAGTAGACCTCAGAGTAGGAACTACGGTAGTAGAACATAGAGTTCAACCCTCTTTGTTCACTTTGCCTCCTGTATATTGGAATAATAAGCCACCAAATAATATTTTATAAGCCAAAATTATACAAAAAAATCGATTCCTTCAGTGAAAAAAATGGAGGgtttccacaatggttgtagcTGACGACTCTTGATTATAAAGAGATATGGTTTCATAATCCAATTCAGCAAAATCCCAAAGCCAAAAGTCCTCGATGCTTCTCAGCCTTGCAATGTCCCAAACACTGTTAGTATCTACATGTTTGGCATTGCCACAGGGAAGAACCCACATAAATATTTACGCTGTGTGTCTCATGGAGCACGAGCTGGGTGTTATGTATTGTACAGtaaaatggcagatttgcaattttcactatacAACATCCACTCCATACTAATTTCCAGAGACTGCCTGTGGGGTCAAGGTAGTCATTTAGACTAAAGCAGAATACGGTAAATGCTATTTACTGACTATATGTTGCGGTATCAttctttgttttaaccccttagtgacggagctaattttcaccttaatgaccagaccaaattttgcaattctgaccagtgtcacttcatgaggttatatctctggaacgcttcaacggatcccggtgattctgagattgttttttcattacatattggacttcatgttagtacaaaattttggacaatatttttgcatttatttatataaaaaattgaattttggcaaaaatttagaaaaatttgcaattttcaacttttgaatttttataccgttaaaccagagttctgtgacacaaaatagttaataaataacatttcccacttgtctactttacatcagcgcgattttggaaacaacatttttttttgttaggaagttagaagagttcaaaatttatgaacaatttctcatttttacatcaaaatttacaaaaccatttttttagggaccacatcacatttgcagtgactttgagaggcctaggtgacataaaatacccaaaagtgaccccattctaaaaactgc includes:
- the LOC142266461 gene encoding uncharacterized protein LOC142266461, with translation MSNQHVEVLCGGLSSKRTTPERCPRPLLPQDCKQEDPDVPQDHQGEDLPHINTTETYVRGDERSKEEIPTDNRPDDCTIRSDGQLTSSIFTSDDLDITQDITEVLPSDSSQTIKKNKSHKSGIKNRSVPTGKKPFSTSEYEKIHRNIQTREKRFFSDSVSYHRTHTWEKPFSCSECGKCFINKSVFVEHQKFHTGEKPFSCSECGRCFTRKLFLVTHQRIHTGEKPFSCSECGKHFNQKSNLVRHKRTHTGERPFSCADCGKCFAHKSEFVTHQRTHTGEKPFSCSECGKCFAQKSHFISHQRTHTGEKPYSYSECGKHFNQKSNLVIHQRIHTGEKPYACSECGKHFNQKSDLVIHQRIHSGMKPFSCSECVRCFADRSSLVRHQIIHTGEKPFSCSECGKHFNQKSYLVTHQRIHTGEKPFSCSGSGKHFNCKSHLVIHQRTHTGEKPYSCLECGKHFNQKSDLVIHQRIHTGEKPFSCSECGRCFADKSRLVRQQIIHTGEKPFSCSECGKLFNQKSYLVTHQRIHTGEKPYSCPECGKCFADKSSLAKHQLIHTREKLLTCLE